In a single window of the Raphanus sativus cultivar WK10039 unplaced genomic scaffold, ASM80110v3 Scaffold0616, whole genome shotgun sequence genome:
- the LOC108843726 gene encoding uncharacterized protein LOC108843726, with amino-acid sequence MMALSLLSPNHSPASLSPFTLSSSFPAPKNASFLSSLCSLYHPKGTLGSSRTATSFFGGSANLRIDSMAEKRQAGLIMVSRNGGLDDLDEGEIERIGGQDEDDDEEEEGHPHSPSSPDRWDVLGLGQAMVDFSGVVDDGFLKKLGLEKGTRKLINHEERGKVLQAMDGCSYKAAAGGSLSNTLVALARLGCPSITDRPLNVAMAGSIAGDPLGSFYRTKLRRANVNFLSDPIMDGTTGTVIVLTTPDAQRTMLAYQGTSSVVNYDSCLASLISKTNVFVVEGYLFELPDTIRTITKACEEAHRNGALVAVTASDVSCIERHYDDFWDIVGNYADIIFANSDEARAFCHFSADESPISATRYLSHFVPFVSVTDGINGSYIGVKGEAIYIPPSPCVPVDTCGAGDAYASGILYGILRGVTDLKGMGDLAATIAATVVGQQGTRLRVQDAVRLARSHEFLLNSSGVRTDVGSS; translated from the exons atgatgGCACTTTCTCTCCTATCTCCAAATCATTCCCCTGCCTCTCTTTCTCCCTTCactctctcctcctcctttcCCGCTCCTAAAAATGCCTcctttctctcctctctctgcTCTTTATATCATCCCAAAGGAACCCTCGGAAGCAGCAGAACCGCGACCTCGTTTTTCGGCGGCTCGGCCAACTTAAGAATCGATTCCATGGCGGAAAAGAGGCAAGCAGGTCTCATCATGGTTTCTAGAAACGGAGGTTTGGATGATTTGGATGAAGGTGAAATCGAGAGAATCGGTGGTCAagacgaagatgatgatgaggaagaagaaggacatCCTCATTCACCTTCTTCCCCTGATAGATGGGATGTTTTGGGCCTCGGCCAAGCCATG GTAGATTTCTCTGGGGTTGTGGATGATGGGTTCCTAAAGAAACTAGGCTTAGAAAAGGGAACGAGGAAGCTGATCAATCACGAGGAGAGGGGTAAAGTCTTACAGGCAATGGATGGTTGCAGCTATAAGGCCGCTGCTGGTGGTTCTTTGTCCAACACTCTTGTCGCTCTCGCTAGACTAGGCTGTCCTTCCATCACTGACCGCCCTTTGAATGTCGCTATGGCTGGCAGTATCGCTGGTGATCCTCTCGGTAGCTTTTACAG GACTAAACTACGTAGAGCTAATGTAAATTTTCTATCTGATCCAATCATGGATGGAACAACCGGAACAGTGATAGTTCTCACCACTCCTGATGCTCAACGTACTATGCTTGCCTATCAG GGAACATCTTCAGTCGTTAATTATGATTCTTGCTTGGCTAGTTTGATATCCAAGACAAACGTCTTTGTTGTGGAAGGCTATCTGTTTGAGCTTCCTGATACTATAAGAACCATAACAAAGGCATGCGAAGAAGCCCACAGAAATGGAGCACTTGTTGCTGTCACTGCATCAGATGTCTCTTGCATAGAGAGGCATTACGATGATTTCTG GGACATAGTAGGCAACTATGCGGATATTATATTTGCAAACAGCGATGAAGCAAGAGCGTTCTGTCACTTCTCAGCAGACGAAAGCCCAATCTCAGCGACAAGGTACTTGAGCCACTTTGTCCCGTTTGTTTCGGTGACAGACGGAATCAACGGGTCATACATTGGAGTCAAAGGAGAGGCCATATACATTCCTCCATCCCCGTGCGTGCCGGTCGACACGTGCGGTGCTGGAGATGCGTACGCTTCGGGGATATTGTACGGTATCTTGAGAGGTGTCACCGACTTGAAAGGAATGGGAGACTTGGCTGCTACGATTGCAGCCACTGTGGTGGGTCAGCAAGGAACCAGGCTCAGGGTTCAAGACGCGGTTAGGCTGGCTCGGTCGCATGAGTTCCTTCTCAACAGTTCTGGTGTTCGAACTGATGTTGGGTCTTCTTGA